One genomic region from Selenihalanaerobacter shriftii encodes:
- the hisA gene encoding 1-(5-phosphoribosyl)-5-[(5-phosphoribosylamino)methylideneamino]imidazole-4-carboxamide isomerase, with protein sequence MEVIPAIDIRNGQCVRLYKGDFEKETVYGEPLEMAKLWASKGATRLHIVDLDGALDGKPQNLELISEIINEVSLPVQVGGGIRNLETIQNYLNIGVQRVIIGTAAIENPDLVVTAIEKFGAEAIVVGIDAKDGYVATEGWLETSNTTIIELGQAMKARGIEWVVFTDISKDGTLSGLNIDSTKKLAEETGLNVIASGGVSKLKDIKELQKIEESGVKGVITGKALYSESLDLEEAIAVMEV encoded by the coding sequence ATGGAGGTTATTCCAGCAATAGATATTCGTAATGGACAATGTGTAAGATTATATAAAGGGGATTTTGAAAAAGAGACAGTATATGGTGAACCTTTGGAGATGGCCAAATTGTGGGCTAGTAAAGGTGCTACTAGATTACATATTGTTGATTTAGATGGAGCTTTAGATGGTAAACCACAGAATTTAGAACTAATTTCAGAGATAATAAATGAAGTTAGTTTACCTGTTCAAGTAGGTGGTGGGATTAGAAATTTAGAAACAATTCAAAACTATTTAAACATCGGTGTGCAGCGAGTCATCATAGGAACAGCAGCTATAGAAAACCCCGATTTAGTAGTAACTGCTATAGAAAAGTTTGGTGCAGAAGCAATAGTGGTAGGGATTGATGCTAAAGATGGTTATGTAGCAACAGAAGGTTGGTTAGAGACTTCTAATACTACTATTATTGAACTAGGTCAAGCTATGAAAGCTAGAGGGATAGAATGGGTTGTCTTTACCGATATAAGTAAAGATGGTACGCTCAGTGGACTAAATATAGATAGTACTAAAAAATTAGCTGAGGAGACTGGATTAAATGTAATTGCTTCCGGTGGAGTATCTAAGTTAAAAGATATTAAAGAATTACAAAAGATAGAGGAGTCTGGAGTGAAAGGGGTCATTACTGGAAAGGCACTCTATAGTGAAAGTTTAGATTTAGAAGAAGCAATTGCGGTTATGGAGGTGTAG
- the hisH gene encoding imidazole glycerol phosphate synthase subunit HisH — protein sequence MIKIIDYGMGNLRSVQKGFEKVGFTAQITSDPEEILKADGVVLPGVGAFGDAMENLKSAGLIQVIKEVVKKEIPFLGICLGLHLLFSTSEEWGKQEGLDIISGQVVKFPDNLDKKIPHMGWNQLEIKKETDLFKNLDTDFFQYFVHSYYVIPEDKSVIATTTDYGIEFVSSIQKDNIYAVQYHPEKSSKEGLQILRNFGELI from the coding sequence ATGATTAAAATTATAGATTACGGTATGGGAAATTTACGTAGTGTTCAGAAAGGATTTGAGAAAGTAGGCTTTACAGCTCAGATTACTTCTGATCCTGAAGAAATATTAAAAGCAGATGGTGTAGTATTGCCAGGAGTAGGAGCTTTTGGTGATGCTATGGAGAATCTAAAGTCTGCAGGATTGATTCAAGTAATTAAAGAAGTAGTTAAAAAGGAAATTCCTTTCTTAGGAATCTGTTTAGGTCTGCATTTGCTTTTTTCTACTAGTGAAGAGTGGGGAAAACAGGAAGGTTTAGATATTATTTCTGGACAGGTAGTTAAATTTCCAGATAATCTAGATAAAAAAATTCCTCATATGGGTTGGAATCAGCTGGAAATAAAGAAAGAAACTGATTTATTTAAAAATTTGGATACTGATTTCTTTCAATACTTTGTTCATTCTTATTATGTTATACCAGAGGATAAATCAGTGATTGCTACTACTACTGATTATGGAATTGAATTTGTGTCTAGTATCCAAAAGGATAATATATATGCTGTACAGTATCATCCGGAAAAGAGCAGTAAAGAAGGACTACAGATTTTACGTAATTTTGGGGAGTTGATATAA
- the hisB gene encoding imidazoleglycerol-phosphate dehydratase HisB: MRRAEVVRKTSETEIEIMLNLDGQGSREIDTGVSFLDHMLDLFAKHGLFDLELKAKGDLEIDAHHTVEDIGICLGKVIDKAVGDKAGINRYGTEHVPMDEALVLASLDLSGRSYLAYDLELFKAKVGDFDTELVLEFMRALTVNGRVTLHLRQLAGENTHHIIEAAFKALGRALRRAVEQDERITGVMSTKGKL; encoded by the coding sequence ATGAGAAGAGCAGAGGTTGTAAGAAAGACTTCAGAGACTGAAATTGAAATAATGCTTAACCTAGATGGGCAAGGTAGTCGAGAAATTGATACAGGGGTTTCATTTTTAGACCATATGTTAGATTTGTTTGCTAAACATGGATTATTCGATTTAGAATTAAAGGCTAAAGGTGATTTAGAAATAGATGCTCATCATACTGTTGAAGATATTGGAATCTGTTTAGGTAAGGTTATTGATAAGGCAGTTGGCGATAAAGCAGGTATAAACAGATATGGTACAGAACATGTTCCAATGGATGAAGCTTTAGTTTTGGCTTCGTTAGATTTAAGTGGTAGATCATATTTGGCTTATGATTTAGAACTTTTTAAAGCGAAAGTAGGAGATTTTGATACAGAGCTAGTATTAGAATTTATGAGGGCCTTGACTGTAAATGGTAGAGTTACTCTACATTTACGTCAATTGGCAGGAGAGAATACTCATCATATTATTGAAGCTGCATTTAAAGCATTAGGTAGAGCTTTAAGAAGGGCAGTAGAGCAAGATGAAAGAATTACAGGAGTTATGTCTACTAAAGGAAAACTTTAA
- the hisD gene encoding histidinol dehydrogenase, translating to MIKLINANEVGIEAELEKVLNRSSLDEPEKLNVVQEILDNIQINGDEAVLEYTAKFDEAKLNAEEQLVSQAEIEEAYLEVDDEFLSALETAIENIKDFHQRQMRESWMNVDDDGVVLGQVFRPLEKVGLYVPGGTAAYPSSVLMNGVPAKVAEVEEVVMVSPPSELGKMNPYTLVAADKVGVDKIYKVGGAQAIAALSFGTEVIPKVDKIVGPGNIYVTLAKKLAYGYVDIDMLAGPSEVLVLADETAIPRHVAADLLSQAEHDPMASAILVTDSKELATDVQEELEKQLKELSREEIAAQAIEDYGAIILTDSLDQSIEVTNRFAAEHLEVAVEKPFEVLGKIKNAGAIFLGHYSAEPLGDYIAGPNHVLPTGGSARFYSPLNIDDFVKKSSIISYSKAGLEKVKDKAIKLAEVEGLDAHANSVRVRFED from the coding sequence ATGATTAAATTAATTAATGCGAATGAAGTTGGAATAGAAGCAGAATTAGAGAAGGTTTTAAATCGTTCTTCTCTTGATGAACCAGAAAAATTAAATGTAGTACAAGAAATATTAGATAATATTCAGATAAATGGTGATGAGGCAGTATTAGAATATACAGCTAAGTTTGATGAAGCTAAATTAAATGCAGAAGAACAGTTAGTGTCACAAGCAGAGATAGAGGAAGCTTATTTAGAAGTTGATGATGAATTTTTATCTGCTTTGGAAACGGCTATTGAGAATATAAAAGATTTTCACCAACGACAGATGCGGGAAAGTTGGATGAATGTTGATGATGATGGAGTAGTATTAGGCCAAGTCTTTAGACCATTAGAGAAAGTAGGTTTATATGTGCCAGGAGGGACGGCTGCTTATCCTTCATCGGTTTTAATGAATGGAGTCCCAGCAAAAGTAGCTGAAGTAGAAGAGGTAGTAATGGTTTCTCCACCAAGTGAATTAGGTAAGATGAATCCTTATACCTTAGTAGCAGCTGATAAGGTAGGGGTAGATAAAATTTATAAAGTAGGTGGAGCTCAAGCAATAGCAGCTTTAAGTTTTGGGACAGAAGTAATACCTAAGGTAGATAAAATAGTTGGTCCTGGCAATATTTATGTTACTTTAGCTAAAAAATTAGCTTATGGTTATGTTGATATCGATATGTTAGCTGGACCTAGTGAGGTTTTAGTTTTAGCAGACGAAACAGCTATACCACGTCATGTAGCAGCTGATTTATTATCACAAGCAGAGCATGATCCAATGGCTTCAGCTATTTTAGTGACTGATTCAAAAGAATTAGCTACAGATGTACAAGAAGAATTAGAGAAACAATTAAAAGAATTATCAAGAGAAGAAATAGCAGCTCAAGCTATTGAAGACTACGGAGCAATTATATTAACTGATAGTTTGGATCAATCTATAGAAGTCACTAATCGATTTGCTGCTGAGCACTTAGAAGTTGCAGTAGAGAAACCGTTTGAAGTTTTAGGTAAGATTAAGAATGCTGGTGCTATCTTCTTAGGTCATTATTCTGCAGAACCACTTGGGGATTATATTGCTGGACCTAATCATGTTTTGCCAACTGGAGGATCAGCCCGTTTTTATTCACCATTAAATATAGATGATTTTGTTAAAAAATCTAGTATCATTTCATATTCTAAGGCTGGATTGGAGAAGGTTAAGGATAAGGCAATCAAATTAGCTGAGGTAGAAGGTTTAGATGCTCATGCTAATTCAGTTCGAGTTAGATTTGAAGATTAA
- the hisG gene encoding ATP phosphoribosyltransferase, translated as MTPLRIALPKGRLFNPVVKLLQRAGVVQKDLDDDSRKLILTSQDKRFKFILSKAVDVPTYVEYGAADIGVAGKDVLLEARKKVCEVVDLGLGACRLVVAVPKESGITTLEELPATGRVATKYPKTAEKFFNQHGIQVETVKLNGSIELAPAVDLAEMIVDITSTGTTLRENNMIEIAEVARSSARLIVNKVSYKTRFDEVQEIIKGLERGLGN; from the coding sequence ATGACTCCATTAAGGATTGCATTACCTAAAGGCCGGCTTTTTAATCCGGTAGTAAAATTATTACAAAGAGCAGGAGTAGTGCAAAAGGATTTAGATGATGATTCCAGAAAATTAATACTAACTAGTCAGGATAAAAGATTTAAATTTATTCTATCTAAGGCAGTAGATGTGCCTACATATGTAGAATATGGTGCTGCTGATATTGGAGTTGCTGGTAAGGATGTTTTGTTGGAGGCTAGGAAGAAAGTCTGTGAAGTAGTTGATTTGGGTCTAGGAGCTTGTCGTTTAGTAGTAGCTGTCCCTAAAGAATCAGGAATAACTACTCTAGAGGAATTACCGGCAACTGGGAGAGTAGCTACTAAATACCCAAAGACAGCAGAGAAGTTCTTTAATCAACATGGAATTCAAGTGGAAACTGTTAAATTAAATGGTTCTATTGAGTTAGCACCGGCAGTAGATTTAGCAGAAATGATTGTAGATATTACTTCTACAGGAACTACTCTTAGAGAGAATAATATGATTGAGATTGCTGAAGTAGCAAGATCATCTGCAAGACTAATCGTTAATAAGGTAAGTTATAAGACTCGCTTTGATGAAGTACAAGAGATTATTAAGGGTTTAGAAAGGGGTTTAGGTAATTAA
- the hisZ gene encoding ATP phosphoribosyltransferase regulatory subunit, with the protein MEKELDFTKTQTPNGTKDYLPLEAKKKRYLENEINDIFTRWGYEEVVTPTFEFFSALSVGTGVGLQHKMYKFFDRNGHILALRPEMTAPIARLVANRLDDELKPLRLSYQANVFRYEPPQAGRQREFYQAGIELIGAKDPLADAEIIAVAVEILKAVGLKKFSIDIGQIDYFVGLMEEMNLDPQTKVKLRKALSQKDFVALKELVEENLSNGHKEAIFTLPELRGGREILDKAEKLVNNKKSKVALDNLRSIYQNLESLGVADCVNLDLNIIRGFDYYTGMVFEGYNQDLGFTICGGGRYDNLLEQFGTESPATGFAVGIDRLLLSLENQGVELAIEEEPLFLIYDKAKKGEAIELAKKLRVDNQEVVLEIIDRNINESINYALNNNLDQIIYLGEEKNVADREYQIENLLGIEIIKIIE; encoded by the coding sequence ATGGAAAAAGAGTTAGACTTTACTAAGACGCAAACACCTAATGGAACTAAAGATTATTTGCCTTTAGAAGCTAAGAAAAAGAGATATTTAGAAAATGAGATTAATGATATCTTTACTAGATGGGGTTATGAAGAGGTTGTAACTCCCACCTTTGAATTCTTTTCTGCTTTATCAGTAGGCACAGGAGTAGGTCTACAACATAAGATGTATAAATTTTTTGATCGTAATGGACATATTCTGGCTTTAAGACCAGAGATGACTGCTCCTATTGCTAGATTAGTGGCTAATAGATTAGATGATGAGTTGAAACCGTTACGATTATCTTATCAAGCTAATGTATTTAGATATGAGCCACCTCAGGCTGGAAGACAACGAGAATTTTATCAAGCTGGAATTGAATTGATTGGAGCTAAAGACCCATTAGCAGATGCTGAAATTATAGCAGTAGCGGTTGAAATATTGAAAGCAGTAGGTTTAAAGAAATTTTCTATTGATATTGGACAGATTGATTACTTTGTAGGACTTATGGAGGAAATGAATTTAGATCCTCAAACTAAAGTTAAATTAAGGAAAGCATTATCTCAAAAAGATTTTGTAGCATTAAAGGAATTAGTCGAAGAAAATTTAAGTAATGGTCATAAAGAAGCAATATTTACTTTACCTGAATTAAGAGGAGGTAGAGAAATCTTAGATAAGGCAGAAAAACTAGTTAATAACAAAAAATCTAAAGTAGCTTTAGATAATTTGAGAAGTATCTATCAAAATCTAGAGTCTTTAGGTGTAGCAGATTGTGTTAACTTAGATTTAAATATAATTCGAGGTTTCGATTATTATACTGGAATGGTTTTTGAAGGTTATAATCAGGATTTAGGTTTTACTATTTGTGGTGGTGGTAGATATGATAACTTATTAGAGCAGTTTGGCACTGAAAGCCCAGCTACTGGTTTTGCAGTAGGGATAGATAGATTGTTACTGTCTTTGGAGAATCAAGGGGTTGAGCTCGCTATTGAGGAGGAACCACTCTTTTTGATATATGATAAAGCTAAAAAAGGTGAAGCCATTGAACTGGCCAAAAAGTTAAGAGTAGATAATCAAGAGGTAGTATTAGAGATTATAGATAGAAATATTAATGAAAGTATAAATTATGCTTTAAATAATAATTTAGACCAAATAATTTATCTAGGAGAAGAGAAGAATGTGGCAGATAGAGAATATCAAATTGAGAACTTATTGGGAATTGAAATAATTAAAATAATAGAATAG
- a CDS encoding cell wall hydrolase yields MNKLKKIISIKILILTLVFTLVFPYLSMIVPIIDTPNAYASSVNIDINEDDAAKGLALVLALTLISNYFDDKANANNGIDNIEDNDLRLLARLIHAESRGEPYKGQIAVGAVVLNRVKSEQFPNSIRGVVYQDGQFTPVENGQINLAPNQTSVKAARAVLKGKDPSLGALYFYNPKKARTLWWLSTRDTTIEIGNHVFAK; encoded by the coding sequence ATGAATAAGTTAAAGAAGATAATTAGTATTAAAATTTTAATACTAACATTAGTTTTTACATTGGTATTTCCTTATTTATCGATGATAGTACCAATTATAGATACTCCTAATGCTTATGCTTCAAGTGTTAATATTGATATTAATGAAGATGATGCTGCCAAAGGATTAGCATTAGTTTTAGCACTTACTTTAATTTCTAATTATTTTGATGACAAGGCTAATGCGAATAATGGTATTGATAATATAGAAGATAATGATTTGCGATTATTAGCTAGATTAATTCATGCTGAATCTCGTGGTGAACCTTATAAAGGTCAAATAGCAGTTGGAGCTGTTGTTTTAAATAGAGTAAAAAGTGAGCAGTTTCCAAATAGTATTAGAGGGGTAGTTTATCAAGATGGACAATTTACTCCTGTAGAGAATGGACAGATTAATCTAGCACCTAATCAGACCTCAGTTAAAGCAGCTAGAGCTGTTTTAAAAGGTAAAGATCCATCTTTAGGTGCTTTATATTTTTATAATCCTAAAAAAGCTCGTACATTATGGTGGCTATCTACTAGAGATACTACAATAGAGATAGGCAATCATGTATTTGCTAAATAG
- the ndk gene encoding nucleoside-diphosphate kinase produces the protein MEKTFFMIKPDGVKRNLVGDVVSRVEKRGLTIKAMKMLQISDELAKKHYAEHVDKPFFSDLEEFITSGPVVAMVVEGPKAIKTVRNMMGATDPFEAKPGTIRGDYALIIDENVVHGSDSAESAEREINLFFNEDEIV, from the coding sequence ATGGAAAAAACATTTTTTATGATTAAACCAGATGGAGTAAAAAGAAATTTAGTAGGAGATGTAGTATCTAGAGTTGAAAAGAGAGGTTTAACTATTAAAGCAATGAAGATGCTTCAAATATCTGATGAGTTGGCTAAAAAGCATTATGCTGAACATGTAGACAAGCCTTTCTTTAGTGATTTAGAAGAATTTATTACTTCAGGACCAGTAGTAGCTATGGTAGTAGAAGGACCAAAAGCAATTAAAACAGTTAGAAATATGATGGGAGCTACAGATCCATTTGAAGCTAAGCCAGGAACTATTAGAGGAGATTATGCGTTAATTATTGATGAAAATGTAGTTCATGGTTCTGATTCTGCTGAGAGTGCAGAGAGAGAAATTAATTTATTCTTTAACGAAGATGAGATTGTTTAA
- a CDS encoding S-layer homology domain-containing protein: protein MKKLVSLGIILVLVLTLTIPAFASEKIKDISNDHWAYRSVNELVEKGLMSLYEDNTFKGEKEVTRYQLAEVVAKVLVTIDEGKVKASEEDVNTLRKLSTEFRTELVEINKKTDIFAKRIQDLEEKAEVTEEDIVSTKGELMEVRKQVKQMIQDLNNVKEFKSSINARIAMLERKNYNLSNRVEALENQLHETKVENEELRSDSKNKLLIGGGILLLGLLAN, encoded by the coding sequence ATGAAAAAATTAGTCAGTTTAGGAATTATTCTAGTTTTAGTCTTAACACTTACTATTCCAGCTTTTGCTTCAGAAAAAATTAAAGATATTTCTAATGATCATTGGGCATATAGAAGTGTTAATGAATTAGTAGAGAAAGGTTTAATGTCTTTATATGAAGATAATACTTTTAAAGGAGAGAAAGAAGTAACTAGATATCAATTAGCTGAGGTTGTTGCCAAAGTTTTAGTAACAATTGATGAAGGAAAAGTTAAAGCTTCTGAAGAAGATGTAAATACGTTAAGGAAATTATCTACAGAATTTAGAACTGAATTAGTTGAGATAAATAAGAAGACAGATATTTTTGCTAAAAGAATACAAGATTTAGAAGAGAAAGCAGAAGTGACTGAAGAAGATATTGTTAGTACCAAAGGTGAGTTAATGGAAGTTCGCAAGCAAGTTAAGCAAATGATTCAGGACCTTAATAATGTTAAAGAATTTAAGAGTAGTATTAATGCTAGAATTGCTATGTTAGAAAGAAAGAATTATAATTTGAGTAATAGAGTTGAAGCTTTAGAAAATCAATTACATGAAACAAAAGTAGAGAATGAAGAACTAAGATCTGATTCGAAGAATAAATTATTGATTGGTGGAGGTATATTATTATTAGGATTACTTGCTAACTAA
- a CDS encoding cohesin domain-containing protein: MKSNFLVMIIIALLVLSISTIAWAAVDEHGNLQIKNEYISIIVNQDKENNGRFAVDVTGGNPILTSDNGKPLIYGRPKPWTSYTTIQIDGKNYVFGGKTNKRAGQFGKYGTKVKAPYITDQNGIETVYRYGKIKVIQSLTFVKSNTTGLPDTAQIKYKIINNDQKSHKVGLRIMLDTMLGSNDGAPFRIGANSVTTDKMYTQQELPVFWQAFDQLSNPHVTAQGTVKGNQVTAPDKLYFADWGSLADGVWSFDYNPDEDFMRKGEFQLDSALALFWESNSIPPGGSKTYLTNYGLGGITIVPGLLSLGVSSPAKVVLDEQTNSFPVVAYIQNTAEITAKEVVADIELPPELTLASDESLKKKLGNLKSGSTGQVVWQVIPKEGTGQKLEYNVNVTADNTDDNSVSRSVTIIGAPKLDLSITAPKKLKVKEKVLNPNPFKIVATVKNVGASTAYDPTVSIVLPPGLELAKGEKRIKYLGYLEAKEEVEIPWQIDVVGINGELPYAVELNSINTESESKLRFLTVPKLHPVVYLKADDRDIEVGDYLSIDLKVANIKELYSFTSKLQYDIDKLEAIYVSRGTLFVDGEKLLKWQDPKIDQKQGIITIQGNLDKEKKVSDTVAKLYFKVKKAGPIKIRMKDLLLTDESGQEVNYKREGLGFKIEGGEEYD; encoded by the coding sequence ATGAAATCTAATTTTTTGGTAATGATAATAATAGCTTTATTAGTTTTGTCTATAAGTACCATTGCCTGGGCAGCAGTAGATGAGCATGGAAATTTACAGATTAAAAATGAATACATATCTATTATTGTCAATCAAGACAAAGAGAATAATGGTAGGTTTGCAGTAGATGTGACCGGTGGGAATCCAATTCTTACTAGTGATAATGGTAAACCTTTAATTTATGGAAGACCTAAGCCATGGACTTCATATACCACCATTCAAATTGATGGTAAAAATTATGTTTTTGGTGGTAAAACAAATAAAAGAGCTGGTCAATTTGGAAAGTATGGAACTAAAGTAAAGGCACCGTACATAACTGATCAAAATGGAATTGAGACGGTTTATAGATATGGAAAGATAAAAGTAATCCAAAGTTTAACTTTTGTAAAGAGTAATACTACAGGGTTGCCAGATACAGCTCAAATTAAGTATAAGATAATAAATAATGATCAAAAAAGTCATAAAGTCGGTTTGCGAATTATGTTAGATACTATGTTAGGTAGTAATGATGGTGCTCCTTTTAGAATAGGAGCTAATTCAGTAACAACAGATAAAATGTATACTCAGCAAGAATTGCCGGTTTTTTGGCAAGCATTTGATCAATTAAGTAATCCACACGTAACTGCTCAAGGGACAGTCAAAGGGAATCAAGTGACTGCTCCAGATAAACTTTATTTTGCTGATTGGGGTAGTTTAGCTGATGGTGTATGGAGCTTTGATTATAATCCTGACGAGGATTTTATGCGTAAAGGAGAATTTCAGTTAGATAGTGCTTTAGCTCTATTTTGGGAATCTAATTCTATACCGCCTGGTGGGAGTAAAACTTATCTTACTAATTATGGATTAGGAGGAATTACTATTGTTCCGGGTTTACTTTCTTTAGGAGTTAGCTCACCGGCTAAAGTTGTTTTAGATGAGCAGACTAATTCATTCCCAGTAGTTGCTTATATTCAGAATACTGCTGAGATTACTGCTAAAGAAGTGGTGGCAGATATTGAACTACCACCGGAATTAACCTTGGCATCAGATGAGTCATTAAAGAAAAAATTAGGTAACTTAAAGTCTGGATCTACTGGTCAAGTAGTTTGGCAAGTTATTCCTAAAGAAGGAACGGGCCAGAAGTTAGAATATAATGTAAATGTAACAGCTGATAATACTGATGATAATTCAGTTAGTAGGTCAGTGACAATTATTGGAGCTCCTAAATTAGATTTGTCGATTACGGCTCCTAAAAAATTAAAAGTAAAAGAAAAGGTATTAAATCCGAATCCGTTTAAAATAGTTGCAACTGTAAAGAATGTAGGGGCATCTACCGCTTATGATCCAACAGTTTCTATAGTATTACCACCAGGGTTAGAGTTGGCTAAGGGAGAAAAAAGGATTAAGTACTTGGGGTATTTAGAAGCAAAAGAAGAGGTAGAGATTCCTTGGCAAATAGATGTTGTTGGCATTAATGGAGAATTACCTTATGCAGTAGAATTAAATTCAATTAATACTGAATCAGAATCAAAACTTAGGTTCTTAACTGTACCTAAACTACATCCGGTAGTATATTTAAAAGCTGATGATAGAGATATTGAAGTAGGAGATTATTTAAGTATAGACCTTAAGGTGGCTAATATCAAGGAACTGTATAGTTTTACTTCTAAATTACAGTATGACATTGATAAGCTAGAGGCTATTTATGTTTCTAGAGGTACTTTATTTGTAGATGGTGAAAAGTTACTTAAATGGCAGGATCCTAAGATAGATCAGAAGCAAGGAATAATTACTATACAAGGTAATTTAGATAAAGAGAAAAAAGTTTCTGATACTGTGGCTAAGCTTTATTTTAAAGTTAAAAAGGCAGGTCCAATCAAAATTAGAATGAAAGATTTGTTATTAACTGATGAATCTGGTCAGGAAGTTAATTATAAAAGAGAGGGTTTAGGTTTTAAGATTGAAGGTGGAGAAGAATACGATTAA
- a CDS encoding energy transducer TonB, whose product MKKYILLSILFHILLFILFPNLYQAKPAFKVYPLEQQGVIKFVEFEEGDSEVINTVEGVKKSKEDEKKEQQGAKKKKDQKKNEQKRKDKIKNKNKKSKREKAETDHKSEEEKTSKKVTKDKTKVEKNVQKEAQEKLQKNNPNPQNKPKKNINQEKESTPKTEDNNVTDTKQNINSSKPKQQDNTEIKEKNEPKFKSKVMDSKQGKEVIEVEKENNKIKKEEKETKPQEKLQEKPKQETEEKQKDLKKFEENKKQIDKKTSQDQKESTSVKDNDKGSQGETESKGQGDQTTGENGKDEKEAEPKKKTPQMMVARKVMPVYPKNAANQNIEGTVKLKVDVSSTGSIEDVVILKSSKNGNLDGVAKLTVERGWNFHTAITDYSVFLTIKFKSGDVKIEFDKLDL is encoded by the coding sequence ATGAAAAAATATATTCTGCTTTCTATATTATTTCACATTTTGCTCTTTATTTTGTTTCCTAATTTGTATCAAGCTAAACCTGCTTTTAAAGTCTATCCTTTAGAACAGCAGGGAGTGATCAAATTTGTTGAATTTGAAGAAGGAGATTCTGAAGTAATCAATACAGTAGAAGGGGTTAAGAAGAGTAAAGAGGACGAGAAGAAAGAACAGCAAGGAGCTAAAAAGAAAAAAGATCAAAAGAAAAATGAACAGAAGAGAAAAGATAAAATTAAAAATAAAAATAAAAAATCTAAACGTGAGAAAGCGGAAACAGATCATAAATCTGAAGAGGAAAAGACAAGTAAAAAAGTGACAAAAGATAAAACGAAAGTCGAAAAAAATGTTCAAAAGGAAGCACAAGAAAAATTACAAAAGAATAATCCAAACCCACAAAATAAGCCAAAGAAAAATATTAATCAAGAAAAAGAATCAACACCTAAAACTGAAGATAACAATGTAACAGATACAAAACAAAATATAAATAGTTCTAAACCAAAACAACAAGACAATACTGAAATTAAAGAAAAGAATGAGCCAAAATTTAAATCAAAAGTGATGGATAGTAAACAAGGTAAAGAAGTTATAGAAGTTGAAAAAGAAAATAATAAAATTAAGAAGGAAGAGAAAGAAACAAAGCCACAAGAAAAATTACAAGAAAAGCCAAAACAAGAAACAGAAGAAAAACAAAAAGACTTAAAGAAATTTGAAGAGAATAAGAAACAGATAGATAAAAAGACATCTCAGGACCAAAAAGAATCAACTTCAGTAAAAGATAATGACAAAGGAAGTCAAGGAGAGACTGAATCTAAGGGTCAAGGTGATCAGACAACAGGTGAAAATGGTAAGGATGAAAAAGAAGCAGAACCTAAGAAAAAGACACCACAGATGATGGTTGCTAGAAAGGTAATGCCTGTTTATCCTAAGAATGCAGCGAATCAGAATATAGAAGGAACGGTTAAATTGAAAGTGGATGTTTCTTCTACTGGCAGCATTGAAGATGTAGTAATTCTTAAATCTTCAAAGAATGGTAATTTAGATGGAGTTGCTAAATTAACTGTAGAGAGAGGCTGGAATTTTCATACGGCTATTACGGATTACTCTGTCTTCTTAACCATTAAATTTAAATCTGGAGATGTAAAAATAGAATTTGATAAGCTTGATTTATAA
- a CDS encoding ExbD/TolR family protein, translating into MFQRGTKKKINIQILPMIDVIFFLLVFFMLFTTFKTTPTGLNINLPKAKTVTKQQQQQLIVNLSSKGHIYLNNELLTKPDLKDKVAAKIKNNPKTVVIIKADKKVVYNKIVEVMDTVRQVGAYKIALAAENAEKNIK; encoded by the coding sequence ATGTTTCAACGAGGTACTAAAAAGAAGATTAATATTCAAATATTACCTATGATAGATGTCATCTTCTTTTTATTAGTCTTCTTTATGTTATTTACTACTTTTAAGACTACTCCAACTGGCTTAAATATAAACTTACCAAAGGCTAAGACTGTGACTAAACAACAGCAGCAACAATTAATTGTTAATTTATCATCAAAAGGTCATATTTATTTAAATAATGAGTTATTAACTAAACCAGATTTAAAGGATAAGGTTGCTGCTAAAATAAAGAATAATCCTAAAACAGTAGTTATCATTAAAGCTGATAAAAAAGTAGTTTATAATAAGATTGTAGAGGTTATGGATACGGTTCGGCAAGTAGGTGCTTATAAAATTGCTTTAGCAGCTGAGAATGCTGAAAAGAATATTAAATAA